The Stratiformator vulcanicus genome has a segment encoding these proteins:
- a CDS encoding Gfo/Idh/MocA family protein, translating to MNLTPEQTEIGKDNYHESVGGIRRREFLAGAAAATTGLGAMYFGYEKVSGSPVKVGFIGTGDEGNILLTEHPADYMDVVAIADVRPSNQKRAFHGDGNKHRKGLKEVLGSSAPKNVRVFNSHKELIAAKDELGLEAVVIATPLVSHAPIAIACLNAGLHVLCEKLMAKSIGECKEMIRVARENDRLLAVGHQRHYSVLYDNANQIVQQGLLGEIKFIRAQWHRNNSFPNRDSWVKLPDVIKKHPEDIKALEDNLDVIQEIGFETPEQFIEWRLFNNTGGGLMAELGSHQMDAASIFLGKVHPVAVQGFGGRNFYGIKGVGPKDKWDDKREIDDQIFVTFEFPGDHYEEDQDDKCIVTYSSMSTNRFEPYGESVYGSRATLIMKAEKDALLYKEASAGNNGGGPDQRLWVVNNTKDGGPVLEAYETTTSAATTSKQASPDDVSRGYREEMEHFAFAIRNQGEYYPGGKPLPPKQGGLRCNGEVAMADAVMALTANLAMKHKRRIEFRPEWFEVESSATPEEDVKKMVGGSLA from the coding sequence ATGAATCTGACGCCTGAGCAAACTGAAATCGGCAAAGACAACTATCACGAATCGGTCGGCGGTATCCGTCGCCGTGAGTTTCTCGCCGGGGCCGCCGCCGCGACGACCGGCCTCGGGGCGATGTATTTCGGCTACGAGAAGGTCTCGGGTTCGCCCGTCAAAGTCGGGTTCATCGGCACGGGCGACGAGGGAAACATTCTGCTGACCGAGCATCCGGCCGACTACATGGATGTCGTGGCCATTGCCGACGTTCGTCCCAGCAATCAAAAGCGGGCCTTCCACGGTGATGGCAACAAGCACCGCAAAGGCTTGAAAGAGGTCTTGGGTAGCTCGGCTCCGAAAAATGTGCGAGTCTTCAACAGTCATAAAGAATTGATCGCCGCGAAAGACGAGCTCGGCCTGGAAGCGGTCGTGATTGCGACCCCGCTCGTCAGTCACGCGCCGATCGCCATCGCCTGTCTGAACGCCGGGTTGCATGTGCTTTGCGAAAAGCTGATGGCCAAGAGCATCGGCGAGTGCAAAGAGATGATTCGCGTTGCACGCGAAAACGACCGCCTGCTCGCCGTCGGGCACCAGCGGCACTACAGCGTGCTGTACGACAACGCCAATCAAATCGTCCAGCAGGGATTGCTCGGCGAGATCAAGTTCATCCGAGCCCAGTGGCACCGCAACAATTCGTTCCCAAATCGGGATAGCTGGGTCAAACTACCCGATGTGATAAAGAAGCACCCCGAAGACATAAAGGCGCTCGAGGACAATCTCGACGTCATTCAGGAGATCGGGTTTGAGACGCCGGAGCAATTTATCGAGTGGCGACTCTTCAACAATACCGGCGGCGGTCTGATGGCCGAGCTCGGAAGTCACCAGATGGACGCCGCAAGCATTTTCCTCGGCAAGGTCCATCCCGTCGCCGTCCAAGGTTTCGGCGGCCGCAACTTCTACGGGATTAAGGGTGTCGGCCCGAAAGACAAATGGGACGACAAACGAGAGATCGACGATCAGATCTTCGTCACGTTCGAGTTCCCCGGCGACCACTACGAAGAAGACCAGGACGACAAGTGCATCGTCACTTATTCTTCAATGAGCACGAACCGCTTCGAGCCTTACGGCGAAAGCGTCTACGGCAGTCGTGCGACGCTCATCATGAAAGCCGAGAAAGACGCGCTGCTTTATAAAGAAGCTAGCGCCGGCAATAATGGCGGAGGTCCCGATCAGCGTTTGTGGGTCGTCAATAACACCAAGGATGGCGGACCCGTGCTGGAGGCGTACGAAACCACGACATCCGCCGCAACCACTTCAAAGCAGGCTTCGCCGGACGATGTCAGCCGCGGCTATCGCGAAGAGATGGAGCACTTCGCCTTCGCGATCCGCAATCAGGGCGAATATTACCCCGGCGGCAAGCCGCTTCCGCCGAAACAGGGCGGTCTGCGTTGTAACGGTGAAGTCGCGATGGCCGATGCGGTCATGGCTTTGACCGCCAACTTGGCGATGAAGCACAAGCGTCGCATCGAATTCCGTCCCGAGTGGTTCGAAGTCGAAAGCTCGGCGACTCCGGAGGAAGACGTGAAAAAGATGGTCGGCGGGAGCCTCGCCTGA